The DNA region GGTCTACGGTAAGTTCTTTGGCAACAGGGCAGCATTACACTGTCTACCGACGAACTCTTCTGAAGACTAATAATTTACACAGAACTTAGTTCATGAACTCACTATTAATTACCTTTTCCCACCTAACAACGAGTACAAGCAGACAACTTTACAAAACGTATATCAGTTTTACATTGGCATGAACACAAAGAAAGTATTATTGCATGACCAGAAAACGAAACAGAAAGTAAATATGTAATTTAAAAACTACATACATGCATATGTATTAAGCTACAACCCACACTTGATGTATAATGATGGGCTTCACTAACTTCCTATCTAAACAAATTTAGGTAAACTGAATTCAGACTTTTGACCCAATAACTACAAGTTCATGTAGTCCAGTTAATGATTCATATTCTAACAGAGAAAGACGATCAAAACAAACATCACATGATATAAAGTTTTGCATTTGATGATTTCACGAGGTATTAACAATATTAAGATATATGAACATGAATTAATTTGTGTAGAAAAAAACGCTTACTTGGAGTCAGAGAAACAACGATGTATTTCCTTATCTGCAGAATAGCAACCctattaaaaaagaaacattagAAATGCAAGTCATTCACTACCTAGAACCATACCTCAGCTGGGATTAAATCCTACTGATCGTAAGTCTATCAAGAAAATAAATGCATATAAGTCTTACACTGAATGTAATCAAGATGTAAAATCTGAGGTAATACCACCGGTAGTAACTGAGAAACCCAAGTGTCAACCAGTGAAGTTATGAGCCAGAAAATCTAAACACAGTTTATCTGCAGTTTAAAGCTAAGGCCAAAACTGCATTAGCTGAATGACCACAGAACAACGTAATGTTAGGAATACTTAGTTAGGTATCCATAGCAGGATGTACTTGTACAAGGCTTGGATAGCCAAAACTAAAAAATGTAGGAAAACGTTTGTTGGGCTTTTTGAGAAATAAAATTATCTTGCACATATCTTCATAAATTACAAGTTATCCATAAGAAAAACTCATTATCATCGTATTTCTATTATCAGAATAAATCCCAAGACAAGCTGAGGTAATACTTATTACAAACCTGGAAAATGATAAATATCGACTGAAGCTAGAGATCGATTGCAGAGACCGAATTGTAGAACTGATGCCTTGAGAATGACAACATAATCTAATACATATGAACAAAATTTTACCCGTCAATGTAGTGTATTAATAACTACATTTTAATAAAACGATTTAGATTACTCACAAGTAGCccgaaaaatattgaaaaataaaaccaTGTGAGGAAATACTAGTTATGACAACGTATCGATAGTCACTTATCTTACCCTTTGAGATTGTATAAAAGCAGTGTATAGTAAACCATCATTCCCACCACAAAATAGATTTCCATTATTGTCAGGTGAAGGACAAAGGCTTAACAACCCACCAGAAACGTTTGTGAGTAATGATCCAAGAACACAACCATCATACAAAGCATATATCTGCAAAAAGAAATAAGACCAATAATTATTCCAATTGTCTACCAAAAAGCATGTGCTAAGCAGACATGCAGTGGATTAGAATGATAACTCAACGAGTTGTCATGATTTTAGGTGCAGATACTTTTGAAACTtattaacagtcggtttccttatTAGTCTTATTTAGTGTAGATTGAACTCTTCATGATAAAAAGTATATGACACGACTTCGAATCAAGCAAACACGGTTTTAAAGGTTGGCCTAATTCTGGTTGGCAATAAGCATCGGCAATTTTCACAGGTGTGCTACCTgacgtcctccctctgcatttCAAACCTGGACTCAGACtaatcacatcgcgatcagctaccatTGATGCGGGTATGTACAACACTGCCGCTCCTCTTGGATTACTTATCTGGGCTCTGGTCATGCTCTTGTTTGAGTTAATCTTAGCTCACgtttcagtggccaacaaatCTACAGCCCTAAACGGATGGATGTCAGCGAATTGGTTACAGCTTCTGTTGCGACTAAATATCAAACCGGGCTAGGTTCAAAGCTAACTATCAACCCACCTAAAAGTATAGATATGCACTGGCTGCACATGCATGTCATTATGGAAACGACGAGTACAGTTGCTTACAGCTTCGCGAAACTTTCCGCTTATAAGTAATGGGTTTCTGCAGGCTCCTTAAAATTTATTGAGGGATGACAGTCTACTCCGGCTAACCGTGAGTTTGACGATAAACACAGGCTCTTACCTAATGAAGTTGTGCAAAGTTTGTGCAACATTCGAGCAGCAGGGCTTCCAAACCTCACCACTCATCTTCGACTTTACCATCGATGACTCCCTAAAAACAGCCCCgatggatgtaggtaatggTGGTGAGGATCTGTTGCGTGGAGAAAAACTTTCTGACCTTGAGTATCCTGATGacattgtcttactgtgcgatgataCCCAAACTATCCAATCCACACTTAGTCAGTTgccaatcagtgtccgtagttatGGCATTTGATTTGCGCCTTCCAAGTCCACAGTACTCTGGCAAGACTAACAGGACTCGATGCCTACACTCACTCTTGGCAGTGAGCAgttagaagtagttgagaagttcgtgtatatGGGTAGTTgtgtaagtgctggtggtgacATGAGTAATGAGATCAATTCATCTATAGTAAAAGCCAGAGTGTCTTATGCCAATCTAGGTCACGTTTGGCGCCTTTGTTATGTTAGCCTGGCTGTAAAAGTTCGGATTTACAACGCGTAGGTGAAAGCAGTTTTGCTATATGCTTGTGAAGCCTAGCCTCTCTGAGTTGATGTTGCacgactctgtgtttgatcaccattgtctctgaaggattgctgacatcgaGTGACAACACTATGCTAGTAATGAGGAGGTTCGAAAACATGTGTTCGggcaccatcttgaaacaccgactttggTGGCTTGGGCATatcctacgaatgtcgtccgATAAAATTTCACATCATTTGCCGACACTGGGACTGTttgaaaaagcggagaggtggtcagtaatGACATAGTGtcatggtatgaaagaaagctgtacatgACTGCGATGTTTTGGTCTTTTAccactccctggttggggtcctagagaaaGTCCAGGacagtggctagagactttATCAGAAATGGCTgtaactttcttcataaaagtgctagtcatttctttaaataaaagaaTTCTCTCTGGTTGCATTTTTCTCAACTGAACCGTTTCTCTCATTATTTCACTCCCATATACTAAGtcctatttattttatttttttattattttcactttCCTTTTTCCATCTCGTCACCTCATTTTTACTGTAAGGTGTACATATattctggtgcccccttgtatcaACGTTTGTGTTTAAAATAAGTAACGCTGGATGGACGGTCAAAACAAGCAGAATCTTCTGACTTTATTCGTCAATAACGGAGGTTTCATAATCTagaaatgtttattttcttGGAGTAACTTAAATTCGTAAACAAGTGTTTTTTTGTACGTCAGTCCTAATTGACATCCAAACTGACAAACAAATCTAGAGCCAGTATTACGCTTTACGAAGAAAACGACACCTAATGACAGTGAAGTAGTAAAAATTGTCCGCAATGGAGCTGATCTCACTAATAAGGTGATACTTTTGACGTTGATGATTATGTAAGTAAATGTTAACTTCCTCAACAAATGGGTGTCAATATCTTGGTTGCAAACACTGGTATTTCTGTGACTCGCCTGACGCATCATTGTGTTCATGGGACACTAATAAAACAGTTTGCTCCCCTCCGCTGCACAGCTACATGAAACTTCTGGTGACGAATAGAACACGTCATTGTTTGGATAAGTTCCTGCGTTATTAAGAGATAAATACCAACTTACCTTAAGACCTTGTGATCCACCCACGACAACTATATCATCCATAACTGCACATACAGGATGACTAGTACTTGCTTGAATAACATACCAGAGCGGAAGATGTTTGGCACTTGATAGATTGGCATTTGAATGAGACTCAACTTCAGTAGCACTCTGTGTACTCATCATGTTTAGTCCGTTGATAAGACTCCCCAAGGACCAACAAGCTAGAAACCCAGATATATCAGCGGAAATAAGAAACGCTGGCCCGTTTGAATTCCATTTGGACAGTTTCATTTCACATATTCTTGCAGAATGGGATCCTTCTAAAACACCCATAAGGCATCCACTCACAGTCTTAAAAAGTTATGGTTAGTGTGTTAACCTACCTGGTATACATAAATTTCCCTATCAAATGCAACGATAATATAATTTCCATCGGGAGTGAAAACAAAAGCACTAACTAATCCTTTCGTCAAAATATTTTTGTGCGCTGAGGTCTAGTAAATCAATATAAACAAGAAAAGAATAGATTACAGCACTATTAAAATTCCAAGTCTGTATAATAGGTTTCCTGGCAGCTGCACAAGCTACACCTCCGAAGTACCCGGTGATAGACGATTTCGAAGCCATATCACCAGATAAACTAGCGACTGGGTTTCCCCCTAAAGGATCCCAAACAATTGCGGCATCGACCTGTTTTTCAGTTGTGGTAGTAACCAAAAGCGAATTCATAGCTCAGAATCTAATGAGCTTACACAAGAACAGTATTATTGAGGTCTGTAGAATAGAAATAAAAGAAGAATCTTATTATGATGTTTTCGGAGACATACAGAAACTAAGGCTGGTATCACTAACTGGGTATTTTAACAGATAATCAAGTAATACGGTCACTTACACAGATGTACTTAATTTATTTTCGTTACAGATTAAACTAGATTACGTACTTATAAATCATTATGAGTTCAAATGAACCTTGCATTcaatttaaaaatcatatcGGTTGAAGAGGCTCCATGATCAATGACATTTCTTGAGAGCTAAGTGATAGTAACAGTAGTTGGTATGAAGGGCGAAAATCTAATTTAACGTGATCATATGTCAACCGATCACATTATTTCTAGTCTTAATTCCAGTATTGTAAGTAGCACACTGGTAAATTTTGAGATATGGTAGTCGTAAGGACGTAAACCTTGCAGATTTAAAATATACCTTAGCAACAAATCGTAGAAATGAAATGCAGGAAATATGGCAAATGTATGCTGCTGACAACTGAGTGACTTATCAGATAgtgaatgtttatttatatggAGATTTGTAGTGACAAGTAATAAATCTTGACGGATAAACAactttgacttgattgttttcAAGTTGAATTATTTGTTACAGTAAACGAGAAAAGGCTAGGGTTAACTACTAGTAGTTAAGCAAGGAGGTAAGGTTGGGGTAATGTTAGGATTTCAGATTACAGTGAAGAATATTTTCTAGACACACAAACACCCCTGACTATAAACTGAATTAAGGCTAAACAAGTAATTAGGATAGTCTACACCAAGAACATGTTTTTTGAGTAATTCTGCATACACGCCACATCAAAATTACTGTGTGGTGACACAACAGatatttttcaattttaaaTATCTTAAGAGATAAGTATGCAGTATGGAAGTTTAAATCTGAATAGACAGCACAAACGGTCACTGACTAAACAAATTAGTGTGGTGTTTTGGATCCGAAACACTGCCCTTAATTTGTTTTTGAGAATGCGTTGCAGTGGTGTACACCGTAACACGCCTAGTCTTGTCAATATTTATGCGCTAGTTTAATCAATTGTGAGCAACCTGCATATATAATCTTGTTACCCAACGTTAACAAATATCTTACATGTATGGTTCGAAAAGCATAAGCTgtgatattttttaaacattttgattATACATACATATTAAATCAATGTGCTGAGCACTTTCAAAGCATAAAATTCGTTGAGACTGTAATTAATGGACAAAACAATGCAACTAAAGATAGCAAGTTCTGGATTTGGCGCGAAACTCACTTATCCAAGCAGTcaagtaatttttttaaattatagcTGATATCGGTTCGTGATGAAGGCCCTTGCATTAGTTCCTAATTCCAAGTTCTAACAAGTTCCTCATACAAATTTGTAACTATCTTCTGACCTTAGTAAGTAGTCCCACATTAACGTCGCTAAATTGCCGACcattaatatgtatatatacatagagTCCTGTTCTTTGCAAAGAAAAACATATGCGCTGAAATGGATTTTGAGAACTCGAAAAATTTGTCCAGACCAGGAACCGGATTTGTTGAAGCCATAGTTTCTCCTCAAAATTGAACTATCGAATACCAAGCCACAACTACTTGGTTTTCAAAATTAACAGCATTCGCAAGGGCCGGTGCATACTCACAACAGTGcatcaaaataaacaatatcttAGTCACAGTCAATGTATAGCACCTAAATATGTTTTCACCATAAGCAGAACAATCTGCGACCATATCTAAGGTATGGGACGTGTACCCCAAAAAAATCCTCTTAACTTAGTTTTGGGATCAGGAAGTAGTTTTGCAAATATATCCAGAATTAACCTTGACTGTGCGCAATAGAGAAATAATAAGGCAGCGCTAAAATATTTCGCGGTACTCACGTCCTTGTTTTCTGATTTGTCCTTCCCAAGTCTGTAAAACCGCGTTTACCAATGCATGTGACAAAATACTAAAACAAGTTTCATTCGAAACTCTATCAGGTGATTAGAAATCCTGATAATCTCATACTAATTATCGCGATAAAGGGAAATGTGATTCTATCTTGAACAATATATGTTATATATGGAGTGGGAATGGATAGAATAACAGCATTGTTGCACTTTCACTTTGGAAAGGAGAGAAGGTTAGATGGACCATGTTAGTCCTGAAAATTGTGGTTTCTTAGTTCATCCAACTTTCTTCCGAAAGCATAGACAGATGAAGCTTGAACTACGTGCTGAGTTAATGAATCAAtttcgttgatgattcgataggaaagtcgatagtcagctgacaattAATTTGATCTGGATTTGTAAAAATTTTTGAAATGTCCTCGTAAAGTCCTCGTTTCGGAAGACAAGCAAAGCGAAGGGATATCAAGTGCACATTTATCACTGAGTACTTTCAAAAATTTAATGAAGTCGCCTCTCTATATGATAATGGAGATAAGTTTAGTTAAGCGAGTACAGCGTGATAAGGGAGACTTACTATCCCAGGAATCGGTTTGTTTACGGTTTTTTTAACCTTATCCAACAGCTTGCTATCTCTTTTTGGGCAGAGGCTAGCCGTTTGTATACAGTACTCGAGTTTATGACGAACAAATACTGTATGCAAGATAGAAATAGTTTTAGCATCGACATGGCCAAAGACCACATGTATTAAAACATAAGGTTATAAAACCTTTGGCAGCTATCGCATCGCAGTGCGCAGTACATTTTAGGTCTTGGCTGACGATGAGTCTTAAGTCAttgtgtctggacaacaggtagcttACGGTTATTCAGCATtcatgtatctgtaccttggtgACCAATATGTAGCGTACTGTACCTAAAAGCATTTGTTAGAATGTACCGAATTTTAGACCTGTCAGATAATTTCTTCGGGTCATTTTTAAGTCCTAAACTGTCACCTTTACACTTTATTGCTCTTCATATCTTGACATTGTCAGCATATAACAAAACCAACGGTGATAGGAAAGTCATTTACATGTAGGAGGGACAATACTGGTCCTCAAACTGTACCTCGATAACTTTAAGTTCACCCATACTCCTTGTTGACGCTCAACTAGGAAGTACTTTATAAAAAGTAATAAACTGCCTCCAACCCCGACATAACTTACATGACGGCTGGTTGTGAGAAACTGTCAGAAGCCTCGCTAATGTTAACGTTGGCTGCATCTATAAGTTACTTCTGATCTTTAAGAGCATACAAGTTACTTATAAATTAGCAAgacataaataaaattttctaaaGTCATGCTGCTTCTTGAAGAAATCCGGTTCTAGTCTGTATATTTAAACAACCCTtcccgaataatcttttctaaactTTTAACAATCAGGCTGATTAGGGTTACGGGTCGATAGCTCTCAAGTTTAAGTCTCGCACCTGTTTTGAAGATAAGACTTACAATAACATTCTAAGCTTAATCATAATCGTCCCCCACCAGTGATGCAGTACTACTGTCTCCTCGAATTGCTgtaatatttcctcttctcttaGTCCTTGGGTTTATGTATGAGTATACCTGTTCAGTGTATTCTATAGATTCCTTAACAAATTTTTCTTTGTACAACCTTCTAGACTTACGGAAGGTCGCGGTACAAATATTTCGAGCTTCCCGATGTTGAGGTTTCCTCGTCGGTACCCAGTAACTCAAATCTCTACCACATTCTTTACCTCTTACAGAGATGGGTGTGAGCCTCTTTACTCAACCACTTCTGGGATTTTCCATAACCCCTCAATGTAGTCCAGAGGATTGCGGCGCCGTGACGTTTATGCACAAATTTCTGAATACGTCACGATCCGTTTCAACGTGGGGACTTTGGCTTCGTTGTTCAATTTACTGAGAATGCTGAGTGTGTAATATCTTGTAAAGTTGCCTTCCATACGTTTGGTCTGACTTAGGCTGACACATACTCGTTATTGGCGGTCATATGAAAATCGATGACTAGAGCTGTATGGTCAACTTTACCTAGGGGTGGTATATAATAAAGGTCTGTAATGTCATCCTGATAGTCGTTCAACATGAGATCTGTTAAGGATGATTCAGAGTCCTGGTAGCACCTAGTTGCTCCTTTCACGTGTTGCGCACACTGTGAGATCGTCGATGATTGCCGATGACATAGGTAGTCAGGTTTTTGTTCTGTCCTACTATAAACAAACCTAACTTTACTATTAGGCTTTCTAGTCGTTTCCTGCTAGCTGCCATTCTGAGGCTGGTGGGTGGAAGAAACTTCTTTCGAACTTTCATTTCTAATAGACCACTTTATAGGCTGCCCTTCCTACGTTGGCTTATGTCAGTCAATCTACTCTGAGCTTATGTGAGGTAACTTCACATTGACTTATGTACCGAACAGGTGAGCACCATTTGGTGTGTCTCGGTTACGCCTGGTAATACTCCGTTTAGCAGCACTCACCATGGCAATGACTTTGGAGAACAAACTGTTTGTGTCCGAGCAGCATTGCTGACAAAACCGCACACAACTATTTTTAACGAACCGTTTAAAAGCCACATGTGTATGATTCGTGCGAACTTTGTGGTACCATCCTTTGTACTCATTGAACTGCATGACATTTTTCACAAGGTATCGACAGCCTACGCGTTGCTAGTTGCTTTTTATGAACTGTAGAGTCATTAGTCCGAGATTTTTAAAGAGCAAACAATACTATGGAAAGTATAAAATCATGATGACGCCTAGACCTTTCTCAAGTTGTGAAGATCCTGAAAGCAAACTTTCGATCTGAATGTATTACTTAGAATCTCTTACATATGAGCTACGATTCACTTTTAAAAGCCTAAAGCAAGTTCATTTTTTATCTGATCAGCTTTGAAATCAAGTATGAACCTCATGAGATGTTGAGTTGCCACATTTGTTGAGTATTCTCTCCAGACTTACTATAATAAGTGGCAGTATTATCTCAGAGGAAACTTTATGAGTAAGACCATCCTTATGGATAAAAAGTGAGGATCCTGGTAAATGATTCAGTGAGACCTCattaagatattctgtaatttgaTTAAATAAGTAACCCACCCTGATCTCAAGCAGCTGGTtgttcaactatgaaaatagcCAATCCATCATTAGTGACTTAATGCGCATCAACTTGAGTCCGATGACAGAGCTCATGCGACCACCCATTCCAGCGACCTTCGAGAAAATGAGAGATATTACGTCTAAAGTTCTCCTGAATTCTAAAATGAAAGTGCATCTATTCATCGCAGCCAGTAGATTGGTGTTTCATGGTGGCCATTCGCAAAACTGAGGCTCCCGGGTGAAAGCaactttgtggatattatgtaCCATGTAGGGGTTCATGAACCATGGAGTCAAATAATTTTGAGACCATTGAAAGAAATGTTATAGCCCGGTGATTTTGCGGATTATTGTTCAACCCTCCGTTGGAGGTCAAGTTTAGGTATGTCACTTACACAGTTCTGGGACCAAGCCTTAGTCTTGGGGATGTGAAACTAGTAAACCGAGTGTTGTTGTAAGTAGAGAGGCCTCTTCTGTCAGTATATTGTCTGATTAAGGAAATATGTTCTCCCTTGACTTCTGCACTTTGTGACGAACTAATTCAGTATTTAGATTTACTATTGAAATTCCTTCTGCTCTACTTTTAGTTCAAgcaatttattcatttcttcGGGTAGAATTGGGACGTTGACATGTGCGAAAATGATATTTCCATTGCCaaacatatatatttcttttgcCTCCCCATCAGCCCTAGTTTTATGTAAACAGACAAGAAGTTTACTTACTCAAGGCCTTCAGACAGGATGATCACTTTCATTTTCACTTTTAGCTCTTCCCAATCAAGTAGCAGGGTTACTGTTACCAGTTTGCTTTTTCTTTGATAAATCCCAAAATTGCAGCTATGCCACGATGTGACTACCAAATCCATAAGATTTTATGTGGACGTCACATCATTTCAGTGGCCCGACTGccagatgatttggctaggacccaatgacatttcactggacaataaccacacaatccacaaagctgaacacgagactactcagaaaatagatatttaatatttaacgcggagaaatacctaacgatggggAAGGCGCGAACgaggaattgaatgaattagagTCGATCGAATGGcttggctcggccatgcaggcgtggtccctgctgaatatcaccttatatcttttattcatattaaatatattgttctttctctagcctaagcttgttcgccatcatgtattggtagttgttatgatacagtgagttggtgtagacaatgatgtgacttccacgtaagatcttatagattaggcagttatatcatgacaaatctacaattttaggattaggtctattattagagcagtactaatatcatagtagaccatagttccaCACATATACGTACTTGATGTCATCAAGTGAATTTTCGACTGACTGAAGGGTCCTGATACTCACTGCTCAGAATTTCTGTTCTTAGAAAGTAGACTGGGTATCGAAACAAGTTGAAAAGGATTAATTTCATAAATGAAATTCTGTTGTGCTTGTAACTGTAAATGCGTCTACACCTTCTTCCTTAAAAAGTACtagaaattttaattttattcccGCTTTTTAGTTCAGCAATACTGAAATTCTTTTAGAACTAAATTTACTGATGTTTTCTCGTAGCCTTTACTTCTAAGCATTTAGTTGAATTGTCTGTAGAGTAGATCACTCCATATGCTAGTTCAAGAAATCGAGTAAAATCATATGTCGTACTGAAATCTGGATTTGTTACTGAGACTAAATTGTTGTGTCTTGTGAGTGCAGATTAGACGCgtagcgtatttatcgatcggatcaatgacacgtaaaacatGCACGACcggcctagagtcctgattggccctgcttccctgtctagcccattcagttgagtccagaacacaagacTCAGCCTCTGAGTTTTGGATCATTATATTTCAggcatactctgtttatataccaaccaaacagaccacatagtaccataaaatagaaaacaacatttgtacaatatttaacaggTTAACTAAATACtgaccaatagggaatgtccagGGACACCATTcggcttaacataataattattggtatatttttccgaataTCCCAACATAAATATTTTGCGATACAATAATAGGAGCTGGTCCAAATTAAGTAGGCCAACCCTACGTAGTTAGGAATCTAATTTACAGTTTCCCATGGTGAGCTTAGTATGATGGTTACATAACGCGTGGGTTGCTAAACAATTGAAAGCGATTCTAAACGGAATAATTTTTTAGAAGCGGCTTGTCATCTTTTCTTCAGATAATCTAGTGAAATCAGGTTTTAACTAGAAGCACTGAAGAAGTACATGAAACTTGTGGAAGTCTGAATTATCTTGAGCATAGACGATATCTATGCAATGGACGGATTAGTAATAATCGTTATTTTGAAAGTGAACTATCCATCTGTTTTCACTGTTGAGTTATCCAAACAGATGTAACGTTAAGTAATGTGGTTACGATCGCGCTCTGCTGATACCTTGTGGACGGTTTATTACCTTTTCATATAAGGCGAGCTAGTACACATGTAATTGAGCTTCAATAGACCATTCTGTATAGATGCTTTTCAGTATGAAGGGAGTGAGTTAAACATTTGTATTGGCAAATGAGTAGCCGAACTGTCGTAAGTTATCCATCGCAAAATCTCCGTACAAGAATTATCTGGCACCATGATGGCAAGCACATCTAGAATCCAAGTAACAGCAGTACCTTCCTCAACTGTTCAATTAAATGTAACCTGTAAACTATATTCACAATTGAAAGCCACATATAACTGATTGAACGAGTTTCACCAGGTATATTTATCAAGCAATCTTTCAACTTTTTATTCGAAACACACAGTCAATCGGTATGTATCACTTCAGAATAAGTTTCCTAGCATCCAGTCCGCTCTTGAGTTGTAAGTGAATTCAGGTTAGTTCTCGACTAACCGGAAAAAGCCCCATAGACACCATATTCTGACGTAAAAGAAACTAAATGTGTCTTATTGTTGACATTAAGCGTACTAATATTTCATCACACATCTACTGTCAGAAGTTTTGTACTTCATATTGATAAAACTACTGATGTTTTTGTGGAAGCTTTCCTAAAAATACTTCACTATATTATCAGACAAGTAGAGCGTAAGTGTTGATTTTTCTTTAAGTCCagcaattaattatttattccaCGGATTTAATTTAGGTGCTTAGGTTTATTATTTACGTGAAGCTCGTTTAGTCGTTGTGATAATTTTATCTTTTCATTGCAGAAAACCAAAAATATACTGCTTAGCAACCCTAAGGCCATAAATTTCTTGTTGTTCAGATGACAGCAAAACATTCGTAACATTCAAACTTTAGAACAGTCATAACTGCGGTGACCAAGCCTTCTCTGGATGTCATTTTTAGACCACAGACACAATAGGTATTTAAACTTAACAGTTCATAGTTTTGTAGGTATATTACAATTATACCATCTAAATTAGCCAGAATGCGGAATCTTGCTAGGAAATGGCATCCGGTAGCTGTACATTCAAAATTCAGTTTTTAAATTCGCTCAAGGATTTAAAAGTCTCTGTCTTCAATTTGACTGGTTGATTCTATTTACTTCACAGGCGTTAATCTAGTTACATTCTACCCTCAGTTTTGCCGAAATGACCAATTATGTGCAGTTCTTGCAGTCTGAAAGGACTATGAGGGCATTTCGGGTGGCTCTTTAAATGACCTTGCTAAATTTTCAACACAATTCAGTTAACCGGAAACACATATACTTGATATCAAATATGGATGAACAATTCTTAGTCGTGTGACCGGGATTTAAGATCGGGTTGGTGAGCC from Schistosoma haematobium chromosome ZW, whole genome shotgun sequence includes:
- a CDS encoding hypothetical protein (EggNog:ENOG41033S5~COG:S), translating into MNSLLVTTTTEKQVDAAIVWDPLGGNPVASLSGDMASKSSITGYFGGVACAAARKPIIQTWNFNSATSAHKNILTKGLVSAFVFTPDGNYIIVAFDREIYVYQTVSGCLMGVLEGSHSARICEMKLSKWNSNGPAFLISADISGFLACWSLGSLINGLNMMSTQSATEVESHSNANLSSAKHLPLWYVIQASTSHPVCAVMDDIVVVGGSQGLKIYALYDGCVLGSLLTNVSGGLLSLCPSPDNNGNLFCGGNDGLLYTAFIQSQRGCYSADKEIHRCFSDSNFSASQKAVIMMTMDPNCEMLVVGARFGLIEILRPDSLLTCVQRFSVFNPSITNDSTNTCLTGLCLIPRPDWLSNTVGIESVDAKTSSNSDHYTDQNGGLNSSNPRTCFIEPFKSHFGWRLDDTVCVRIPELAEKSNFSSEEASIFMDDFYPVSGMSQIKLDSLGSEEHKVLRQEIDRVTASNRELLRRLVNFELRSSV
- a CDS encoding hypothetical protein (EggNog:ENOG41033S5~COG:S) translates to MNSLLVTTTTEKQVDAAIVWDPLGGNPVASLSGDMASKSSITGYFGGVACAAARKPIIQTWNFNSATSAHKNILTKGLVSAFVFTPDGNYIIVAFDREIYVYQTVSGCLMGVLEGSHSARICEMKLSKWNSNGPAFLISADISGFLACWSLGSLINGLNMMSTQSATEVESHSNANLSSAKHLPLWYVIQASTSHPVCAVMDDIVVVGGSQGLKVSWYLSLNNAGTYPNNDVFYSSPEVSCSCAAEGSKLFY